A region of Saccharomyces kudriavzevii IFO 1802 strain IFO1802 genome assembly, chromosome: 14 DNA encodes the following proteins:
- the HXT14 gene encoding Hxt14p (similar to Saccharomyces cerevisiae HXT14 (YNL318C); ancestral locus Anc_3.23), translated as MTVQIPYQHSSGYISHFHNNELDSDSGRDYNVTIKYLDVKEESEEGHTTKSNHNDSLHIPILLCLIIALGGFIFGWDIGTIGGMTNMISFQQRFGTTDVIRDGDTVFISTKQLTDLQVGLIISIFNISCGVGALTLSKIGDWTGRKSGIWFALVVYCIGITIQIVSCGKWYFLALGRAVTGIGVGITTVLVPMFLSENSPLKIRGSMVSMYQLIVTLGILMGNILNFICERFYKDPTQNIAWQLPLFLGYIWATIIGMSLVYVPESAQYLAKIKNDVPSAKSSFAKMNGVPVTDSTITEFIDDLMENDYNEEETNAKSKKMQSFVKRPTLEFIVGKPKLWLRLIIGMMIMAFQQLSGINYFFYYGTSVFKGVGIKDPYITSMILSGVNFLSTILGIYYVEKWGRKTCLLYGSTNLLFYMMTYATVGTFGRETDFSNIVLIIVTCCFIFWFAITLGPVTFVLVSELFPLRTRAISMAICTFVNWMFNFLISFLTPMVVSKIDFKLGYIFAACLLALIIFSWILVPETRKKNEQEINKIFESE; from the coding sequence ATGACCGTTCAGATTCCGTATCAACACAGCTCAGGATATATTTCTCATTTTCACAATAATGAACTCGATTCAGATAGCGGAAGGGATTATAATGTTACGATCAAATACCTAGATgttaaagaagaaagtgaagaagGCCATACAACAAAAAGCAATCATAATGATAGTTTACATATTCCAATTTTATTGTGTTTGATAATTGCACTTGGAGGCTTTATCTTCGGATGGGACATTGGTACTATTGGTGGAATGACAAATATGATCAGCTTTCAACAAAGGTTTGGTACAACTGATGTTATAAGGGATGGGGATACTGTCTTCATATCCACCAAACAACTGACTGATTTGCAAGTAGGCCTGATTATCAGTATTTTTAACATCAGTTGTGGCGTGGGAGCTCTTACTTTATCAAAGATCGGTGACTGGACTGGTAGAAAATCTGGAATATGGTTTGCCTTGGTCGTATATTGTATTGGTATAACCATTCAAATTGTCTCCTGTGGCAAGTGGTATTTTTTAGCTTTGGGAAGAGCTGTAACCGGTATTGGAGTGGGAATAACTACGGTATTAGTACCGATGTTTCTTTCCGAGAACTCTCCACTAAAAATCAGAGGTTCGATGGTCTCTATGTATCAATTAATTGTGACGCTTGGTATACTTATGGGAAACATTTTAAACTTCATATGTGAGAGATTCTACAAAGATCCGACCCAAAACATAGCTTGGCAGTtacctttatttttggggTATATTTGGGCCACCATAATTGGGATGTCGCTTGTCTACGTTCCTGAATCTGCACAGTACTTGgccaaaatcaaaaatgatgtTCCATCTGCTAAAAGTTCCTTCGCCAAGATGAACGGTGTTCCCGTAACGGATAGTACAATAACCGAGtttattgatgatttgatGGAAAATGACTATAATGAGGAAGAAACCAACGCTAAatcgaagaaaatgcaaagTTTTGTTAAGAGACCAACTCTTGAGTTTATTGTAGGCAAACCAAAGTTATGGTTAAGGCTAATTATTGGTATGATGATAATGGCATTCCAACAGCTGTCCGGGATaaattatttcttctaCTATGGAACGTCTGTTTTCAAGGGAGTAGGGATCAAAGATCCCTATATCACTTCAATGATACTGTCTGGTGTTAACTTCCTTTCCACAATTTTGGGTATTTATTACGTGGAGAAATGGGGCCGCAAGACATGTTTACTATACGGCTCAACAAACTTGCTATTTTACATGATGACATATGCCACGGTCGGGACATTCGGTAGGGAAACCgacttttcaaatattgtTTTGATCATTGTAACTTGCTGCTTTATTTTCTGGTTTGCCATCACTTTGGGCCCAGTCACGTTTGTGCTAGTATCTGAGTTGTTCCCCTTGAGAACTAGAGCAATTTCAATGGCGATTTGCACATTTGTCAATTGGATGTTCAACTTCTTGATCTCATTTTTAACGCCAATGGTGGTTTCCAAGATTGATTTTAAATTGGGGTATATATTTGCTGCTTGTCTTTTAGCATTGATTATATTCAGTTGGATATTAGTACCGGAaacaaggaagaaaaatgagcAGGAgatcaataaaatatttgaatcgGAGTAG
- the PFS2 gene encoding cleavage polyadenylation factor subunit PFS2 (similar to Saccharomyces cerevisiae PFS2 (YNL317W); ancestral locus Anc_3.25) encodes MDGYNQSQNQNQNQGQQPQQPPLKKYVTQRRSVDVSSPYINLYYNRRHGLPNPMVEPETSYTIDIMPPNAYRVRDRVINLPSKFTHLSSNKVKHVIPAIQWTPEGRRLVVATYSGEFSLWNASSFTFETLMQAHDSAVTTMKYSHDGDWMISGDADGMIKIWQPNFSMVKEIDAAHTESIRDMAFSSNDSKFVTCSDDNILKIWNFSNGKQERILSGHHWDVKSCDWHPEMGLIASASKDNLVKLWDPRSGNCISSILKFKHTVLKTRFQPTKGNLLMAISKDKSCRVFDIRYSMRELMCVRDETDYMTLEWHPINESMFTLACYDGSLKHFDLLQDLNEPILTIPYAHDKCITSLSYNPVGHIFATAAKDRTIRFWTRARPIDPNAYDDPTYNNKKINGWFFGINNDINAVREKSEFGAAPPPPTTPEPHALPNMHGFIHSKKPLQELSGIDSSKIKSSTLPGLSI; translated from the coding sequence ATGGACGGGTACAATCAGAGCCagaatcaaaatcaaaatcaaggtCAGCAGCCACAACAACCGCCTTTAAAGAAATACGTGACGCAAAGGCGATCGGTGGATGTGAGCTCTCCCTATATCAACCTATATTATAACAGAAGACATGGACTGCCGAACCCGATGGTGGAGCCAGAGACTTCATACACAATAGATATAATGCCACCCAATGCCTACAGAGTTCGAGATCGAGTCATCAATTTGCCCAGCAAATTTACGCATTTAAGTTCTAATAAGGTGAAGCACGTGATACCGGCCATTCAATGGACCCCAGAAGGTAGAAGACTTGTGGTGGCAACTTACAGCGGGGAATTCTCTCTATGGAATGCATCTTCCTTTACGTTTGAGACTCTTATGCAAGCGCATGATTCAGCCGTGACCACAATGAAATATTCTCATGATGGTGATTGGATGATTAGTGGTGATGCGGATGGGATGATTAAGATATGGCAACCAAATTTCAGTATGGTGAAGGAAATTGATGCAGCACACACGGAAAGCATTAGAGATATGGCATTCAGTAGTAATGATTCGAAGTTTGTCACTTGTTCAGACgataatattttgaagatctGGAACTTCAGTAATGGTAAGCAGGAAAGAATATTATCGGGACATCACTGGGACGTGAAAAGTTGTGATTGGCATCCTGAGATGGGGTTAATTGCCTCCGCATCCAAGGATAATTTGGTAAAGCTATGGGACCCCCGTTCAGGGAATTGCATTTCGTCAATTTTAAAGTTCAAGCATACCGTTTTGAAGACCAGGTTCCAACCTACCAAGGGAAACCTGCTAATGGCAATTTCTAAAGATAAATCATGTCGTGTATTTGACATCAGATACAGCATGAGGGAGCTGATGTGTGTGAGAGATGAAACAGATTATATGACACTGGAATGGCACCCAATAAATGAATCCATGTTCACTTTGGCGTGCTATGATGGATCACTAAAGCATTTTGATCTTTTACAAGATTTGAACGAACCTATCTTGACCATACCGTATGCGCACGATAAGTGCATCACTTCATTGTCATATAATCCAGTAGGGCATATATTTGCCACTGCGGCTAAGGATAGAACCATAAGATTTTGGACGAGAGCAAGGCCAATCGACCCTAATGCATACGATGACCCAACTTACAATAATAAGAAGATAAACGGCTGGTTTTTTGGTATCAATAACGATATCAATGCTGTGAGAGAGAAAAGCGAGTTCGGTGCTGCCCCACCACCACCTACTACACCTGAGCCACATGCGTTACCAAACATGCATGGATTTATCCATTCAAAGAAACCACTACAAGAACTTTCCGGCATTGATTCATCAAAGATCAAGAGTTCCACATTACCAGGCTTGAGCATATAA
- the PHA2 gene encoding prephenate dehydratase PHA2 (similar to Saccharomyces cerevisiae PHA2 (YNL316C); ancestral locus Anc_3.29), with amino-acid sequence MNGKSLKVLFLGPQGTYSHQAALQQFQSIPNVEYLPATSIPQCFDELEEDVTVDYSVVPLENSTNGQVVFSYDLLRDRMIQKAQSSTTSAKTNMITSDIEVIAEQYVSITHCLISPIELPNGVESLERFKEVVIHSHPQVWGQVDGYLKSLEEKFPSLTFTRSDCSSTSESVHQCMRSHAASDDNILHLAIASETAAQLHKAHIIEHSINDKLGNTTRFLVLKRRENTSRYEFESTELPQVNLLTFTTRQDDPGSLVDVLNVLKIHSLNMCSINSRPFHMDENDRNWRYLFFIEYYTDGNAPRNKETFYEDISEKSKQWCLWGTFPRNGKYYHK; translated from the coding sequence ATGAATGGGAAGAGTTTGAAGGTTCTCTTTCTGGGTCCCCAAGGTACATATTCCCATCAAGCAGCATTGCAACAATTTCAATCCATACCCAATGTCGAATACCTCCCAGCAACGTCCATACCGCAGTGCTTTGACGAATTAGAGGAAGATGTGACTGTCGATTATTCAGTGGTGCCATTGGAGAACTCTACCAACGGACAGGtagttttttcttatgaTCTTTTGCGGGATAGGATGATTCAAAAAGCTCAATCTTCAACTACTTCTGCAAAGACTAATATGATAACGTCAGATATAGAGGTTATAGCCGAGCAGTACGTGTCTATTACCCATTGTTTAATCAGCCCTATCGAATTGCCAAATGGTGTCGAGTCACTTGAACGATTTAAAGAAGTGGTAATACACTCGCATCCTCAAGTTTGGGGCCAAGTTGATGGTTACTTGAAATCCCTGGAGGAAAAGTTCCCGTCGCTCACATTTACCAGATCTGATTGCTCCTCAACATCAGAATCGGTACACCAATGTATGCGTTCGCACGCTGCCAGTGATGACAACATTTTGCATTTAGCCATCGCCAGTGAAACAGCAGCCCAATTACATAAAGCGCACATCATTGAACATTCAATCAATGATAAACTCGGAAATACAACCAGATTTCTGGTATTGAAGAGGAGGGAAAACACAAGCCGTTATGAATTCGAGAGCACCGAACTACCGCAAGTTAATTTGCTAACTTTCACTACTCGTCAAGACGATCCTGGTTCTCTAGTAGATGTTTTGAATGTACTCAAGATTCATTCCCTTAATATGTGCTCCATAAACTCCAGGCCATTCCATatggatgaaaatgatagaAATTGGCGatatttgttctttatcGAATATTATACCGATGGAAATGCCCCAAGGAATAAAGAAACATTCTATGAAGATATCagtgaaaaaagtaaacagTGGTGCTTATGGGGTACATTCCCCAGAAACGGGAAGTATTATCATAAATAA
- the ATP11 gene encoding Atp11p (similar to Saccharomyces cerevisiae ATP11 (YNL315C); ancestral locus Anc_3.30): MWRLTRRVSANIRISNRLLSVSSNSIVTPFAFRLYCSSPEDKYRERLLEEAEKLGFNSIKELKDSLEKDIESKKREFNKVDPLIELEDYQQRNQMANNNSKNMMTKPRSPLEPNSPKVPFKTLNSFLDVAKLNDLSKQEVEFLWRARWAQNDHALCAVVPVAIYDKIMANARNNPIFVLPLPRQAQSEDAKPSEHQGMELHYIQWQFVGPQTTHCMMTSLAEYKLHQEFARPHTTFQFHSDLVKDKRIVCMNGQVEPDTNISVQDAQLLLLNVQRFYGAMGEETPAAKQRVQLLRDFSKGSPQFSVEKLISLSQSMEN, translated from the coding sequence ATGTGGAGACTGACAAGGAGAGTTAGTGCTAATATTCGTATTTCCAATCGGCTTCTGTCTGTGTCCAGCAATTCAATTGTAACACCTTTTGCTTTTCGTCTTTACTGCTCCAGTCCAGAAGACAAGTATAGGGAGAGGCTATTAGAGGAAGCTGAGAAACTAGGTTTCAATAGCATAAAAGAGTTGAAGGATTCCTTGGAAAAGGATATAGAATCTAAGAAGCGCGAATTCAATAAGGTCGACCCCTTGATCGAACTGGAAGACTATCAGCAAAGAAACCAAATGGCGAATAATAATTCGAAGAATATGATGACAAAACCAAGAAGTCCTCTTGAACCGAATTCCCCTAAGGTTCCATTTAAGACTCTAAACTCCTTTCTCGACGTAGCAAAGCTTAATGACCTGTCCAAGCAGGAAGTTGAGTTTCTTTGGAGGGCAAGGTGGGCGCAGAATGATCATGCATTATGTGCTGTAGTCCCTGTCGCCATCTATGATAAGATAATGGCAAATGCCAGGAACAACCCCATCTTCGTTCTTCCGCTGCCTAGGCAAGCTCAATCTGAAGACGCAAAGCCAAGTGAACACCAGGGAATGGAACTACACTATATCCAGTGGCAGTTTGTTGGACCCCAGACAACACATTGTATGATGACATCTTTGGCGGAGTACAAATTACATCAGGAATTTGCAAGACCCCATACAACTTTCCAGTTTCATTCTGACTTGGTCAAGGACAAGAGAATTGTTTGCATGAATGGCCAAGTTGAACCGGATACGAACATCAGTGTACAGGATGCAcagttgctgctgctgaacGTTCAAAGGTTTTACGGTGCTATGGGAGAAGAAACTCCTGCTGCCAAACAGAGAGTTCAGTTGTTACGGGATTTTTCCAAAGGCTCTCCTCAGTTCTCTGTCGAGAAATTGATCTCGCTATCCCAGTCCATGGAAAACTAA
- the DAL82 gene encoding Dal82p (similar to Saccharomyces cerevisiae DAL82 (YNL314W); ancestral locus Anc_3.31) has product MDESVDPVELLLRLLIRHKPHLKPYAYRQDSWQRVLDEYNRQTGSRYRQSRTLKTKYRRLRDLFSTDRAQFSPSQLKLMGALLDEAPEHSKPRTKFGNESSSSSSSSSTSFTKGHPGPDPFQQLSSGDNGRPNANSSDDERERSGSQPLPLDSITIGIPPTLQTIPMILSKDTNIEKVTKSPKINKSIDGFNETVLPSHMANEQSWSDSNVELEICLDYLHNELEMIKERQQDFECKVLNKLNVIEVLLSQMRPPNQGDTL; this is encoded by the coding sequence ATGGATGAATCAGTGGATCCCGTGGAGCTGCTTTTGCGATTGCTCATACGGCACAAGCCTCATCTCAAACCGTACGCTTACAGACAAGATAGTTGGCAGAGGGTGCTCGATGAGTACAACAGGCAGACTGGATCAAGATATAGACAATCAAGAACTTTGAAGACCAAGTACCGCCGATTGAGGGATCTTTTTAGTACAGATCGAGCACAGTTTTCTCCTTCTCAGCTTAAGCTTATGGGTGCTCTCCTGGATGAGGCACCAGAGCATTCAAAACCGAGAACTAAATTTGGTAATgaatcatcttcatcatcatcatcatcatcaacatcCTTCACTAAGGGCCACCCAGGGCCGGATCCATTCCAACAGTTATCGTCAGGAGATAACGGACGTCCTAACGCCAACAGCTCTGATGATGAGCGTGAACGCTCAGGATCACAACCACTGCCCCTCGACTCGATAACGATTGGGATCCCACCTACTCTTCAAACAATTCCCATGATCTTGTCTAAAGACACCAATATTGAGAAGGTAACTAAGAGCCCAAAGATAAATAAAAGCATAGATGGGTTCAATGAGACGGTGCTGCCTTCCCATATGGCCAACGAGCAGTCATGGTCAGACTCCAATGTGGAGTTGGAAATATGTTTAGATTATCTCCACAATGAGCTTGAAATGATAAAAGAGAGGCAGCAAGATTTTGAATGCAAAGTGCTGAACAAGCTCAACGTTATCGAGGTCCTCCTGTCGCAGATGCGACCACCTAATCAAGGAGATACTCTATAA
- the EMW1 gene encoding tetratricopeptide repeat-containing protein EMW1 (similar to Saccharomyces cerevisiae EMW1 (YNL313C); ancestral locus Anc_3.32) has protein sequence MDTLLHAKILLAADVESLKTGSLDQRYVSKAEHIIGGESYQLVQQFVDQFKGKVNIAGDISTSSVLRALSVFLEAEVIKAGQENEMLFLAIALLQTFIQNNYTGPAARLNAVSGLFSKTEAETGAINKALIRSLAIMGQSAYELMDDPLYLVLSLLLLEQVTGQGSLFDTTPGEEPSLPVISPESTSAWLAVAFWWRARALLTHLSLIPEPSGFQASVAATIYQSTDLAHAVVKELPENVDEHFKRQLYAAYYLENVKCSLAINTEHLCLPSLTKVKKITNFEFVMTGARATRTKYQQKAHAGLIILAKSSTFQNVAVNAKSVAPEIFTLESDLLLEKPHFESIADEPLHGQIYSKRPKLDLDSGYEEDKLLPLALRQENIPKSLLDLDPNNQPALSDYDNIQLLLRLYTIKNTTPAKDPLVEEELTALLSRILYQDGAKDWSVFARSLWERSIIETTKAKTIERGLLQMQSLVEELDIKIQSKLIPSLDEINVASRLSYIHQLPFLPRWELDATLAEKYMSLGILKSAVEIYERLGMACETALCYAAVGDEKKAEEILLQRIKENDSDARAYSIMGDIKQDPSFWEKSWEIGKYVNAKNSLARYYFNPPPKSGIQPNYSATLKHLNDSLKQYPLSFETWYFYGCVGLQCGKMELAAEAFSRCVSLDPYHALSWSNLSAAYMKMDKLKEAYSCLKRAIASDAQKNWKIWENYMLVAVKLNEWDDVLVACRQLVSIRRDKAGEGSIDLPIVEKLVELLVTSEYPAETEMFSYFQKSCMEFICNTLPQVVTTSARCWRLVARVELWRKRPWASLECHEKAYRAVSHNPDLEIDEKVWNDTVDACEDLVAAYESLGEMEGKYGPGSLVCKDWKYKCRSTIKALTSKGKGRWDDSPGWDRLIEARNQI, from the coding sequence ATGGACACGCTATTGCATGCAAAAATACTACTGGCGGCCGACGtagaatctttgaaaacgGGTTCTTTGGACCAGAGATACGTGAGTAAGGCTGAGCATATAATCGGTGGTGAATCATACCAGCTAGTGCAGCAATTTGTCGACCAGTTCAAAGGCAAGGTCAATATTGCTGGAGATATCTCTACATCTAGTGTTCTCAGAGCTCTAAGTGTATTTCTTGAAGCTGAAGTTATCAAAGCAggtcaagaaaatgaaatgcTTTTTTTAGCCATTGCTTTGCTACAGACctttattcaaaataacTATACAGGCCCAGCAGCAAGGTTGAATGCGGTCTCAGGTTTGTTTAGCAAAACTGAAGCCGAGACAGGCGCCATCAATAAAGCTCTCATCCGCTCGTTAGCTATAATGGGTCAATCAGCTTACGAATTAATGGATGATCCATTATACCTGGTTTTGTCGCTTTTGCTATTAGAGCAAGTCACCGGCCAAGGCAGCTTATTCGATACAACACCAGGTGAAGAACCTTCACTACCCGTTATTTCTCCTGAATCTACTTCCGCCTGGTTGGCCGTAGCTTTTTGGTGGAGGGCAAGAGCTCTTTTGACTCACTTGTCATTGATTCCAGAGCCTTCCGGATTCCAAGCTAGTGTTGCAGCAACGATATATCAATCTACAGACTTGGCGCATGCGGTGGTGAAGGAATTACCAGAAAACGTCGATGAACATTTCAAAAGACAGCTATATGCAGCGTATTATTTGGAGAATGTCAAGTGCTCATTGGCTATCAACACAGAACATTTGTGTCTGCCATCCTTGAccaaagtaaaaaaaataacaaacTTCGAATTTGTGATGACAGGTGCACGTGCTACTAGAACTAAATATCAGCAAAAGGCTCATGCAGGGTTAATCATTCTTGCCAAGTCGTCTACATTTCAAAACGTTGCCGTGAACGCGAAGTCTGTTGCCCCGGAAATATTCACCTTAGAATCGGATTTATTACTAGAGAAGCCTCATTTTGAATCCATTGCTGACGAGCCTTTACACGGACAAATTTACAGTAAAAGGCCAAAACTAGATCTAGATTCGGGTTACGAAGAAGATAAGCTATTGCCATTGGCGCTACGTCAAGAGAACATTCCAAAGTCACTGCTCGATTTGGATCCTAACAATCAACCTGCCTTATCTGATTACGACAATATCCAATTACTATTACGCCTTTACACCATAAAGAATACTACTCCAGCCAAAGATCCACTCgtggaagaagaactcACTGCTCTGCTTTCTAGGATATTGTATCAAGATGGTGCGAAAGATTGGTCTGTTTTCGCGCGTTCATTATGGGAGAGATCCATTATTGAAACAACAAAGGCTAAAACTATTGAGAGAGGGCTTTTACAAATGCAATCTCTTGTGGAGGAACTCGATATAAAGATTCAAAGTAAATTGATTCCAAGCCTAGATGAAATTAATGTTGCTAGCAGGCTGTCATATATCCATCAACTACCATTCCTTCCTAGATGGGAACTGGATGCTACTTTAGCCGAAAAGTATATGTCGTTGGGTATTTTAAAATCAGCTGTGGAGATTTACGAGAGACTAGGTATGGCATGTGAGACTGCATTATGTTATGCTGCCGTTGgggatgaaaaaaaagcagagGAAATCCTCTTACAAAGGATCAAGGAAAACGATTCGGATGCCAGGGCGTACTCCATCATGGGTGATATAAAGCAGGATCCATCCTTTTGGGAAAAAAGCTGGGAAATCGGAAAGTACGTTAATGCCAAAAATTCTCTTGCCAGATATTACTTTAATCCTCCTCCGAAATCCGGAATACAACCAAATTATTCTGCAACTTTAAAGCATTTGAATGACTCATTGAAGCAATACCCACTGAGCTTTGAAACATGGTATTTTTATGGTTGTGTTGGCCTACAATGtggaaaaatggaattaGCCGCTGAGGCATTCTCTAGATGCGTTTCCTTAGATCCTTACCATGCTCTATCGTGGTCTAACTTAAGTGCCGCATATATGAAAATGGATAAACTGAAAGAAGCTTATAGttgtttgaaaagagcTATTGCATCCGACGCGCagaagaattggaagatttGGGAGAATTATATGCTTGTTGCCGTTAAATTGAATGAATGGGATGACGTCTTAGTGGCATGTAGACAATTAGTCAGTATCAGAAGAGACAAAGCTGGTGAAGGTTCTATTGATTTACCAATCGTAGAGAAATTAGTGGAGCTGTTAGTGACTAGCGAGTATCCAGCGGAAACAGAaatgttttcttattttcaaaagagcTGCATGGAGTTTATTTGTAACACTTTACCTCAAGTTGTTACCACAAGTGCAAGATGCTGGCGATTGGTTGCAAGAGTAGAGCTTTGGAGAAAGAGACCATGGGCCTCGTTAGAATGTCACGAAAAGGCTTATAGAGCTGTTTCTCATAATCCTGATCTGGAAATCGATGAAAAGGTGTGGAATGATACAGTAGATGCCTGTGAGGACTTGGTAGCAGCATATGAATCCCTTGGTGAAATGGAAGGTAAATATGGACCGGGCAGTTTGGTTTGCAAAGATTGGAAATACAAGTGTAGATCGACTATCAAGGCACTAACGAGTAAAGGCAAAGGGAGATGGGACGACTCTCCTGGTTGGGATAGACTGATAGAGGCAAGAAACCAAATATGA
- the RFA2 gene encoding Rfa2p (similar to Saccharomyces cerevisiae RFA2 (YNL312W); ancestral locus Anc_3.33) yields the protein MATYQPYNEYSSVTGGGFENSESRPGSGESETNTRVNTLTPVTIKQILESKQDIQDGPFVSHNQELHHVCFVGVVRNITDHTANIFLTIEDGTGQIEVRKWSEDTNDLAAGNDDSSSKGYGSQVAQQFEIGGYVKVFGALKEFGGKKNIQYAVIKPIDSFNEILTHHLEVIKCHSIAGGMMKQPSENASNNDGQSLFVKEDNDTSSGASPLQRILEFCKKQCYGKDANSFAVPIPLISQSLNLDETTVRNCCTTLTDQGFIYPTFDDNNFFAL from the exons ATGGCAA CTTATCAACCATACAACGAATATTCATCAGTAACAGGCGGTGGTTTTGAGAACTCTGAGTCCCGCCCTGGTAGTGGGGAATCTGAAACAAACACTAGAGTCAACACATTAACACCCGTGACTATTAAACAAATTTTAGAGTCTAAACAAGATATTCAAGACGGCCCCTTCGTTTCCCATAACCAAGAACTTCATCACGTTTGCTTTGTTGGCGTGGTGAGAAACATCACAGACCATACtgcaaatatttttttgaccaTTGAGGATGGGACTGGTCAAATAGAGGTGAGGAAGTGGAGCGAAGATACCAACGATTTGGCTGCAGGTAACGATGACTCTTCCAGTAAAGGTTACGGTTCTCAAGTTGCTCAACAGTTTGAAATTGGTGGTTATGTTAAAGTTTTCGGTGCATTGAAGGAATTTGGggggaagaaaaacatacAGTATGCCGTGATTAAGCCTATAGATTCATTTAACGAAATATTGACGCACCATCTAGAAGTCATTAAATGCCACTCTATCGCTGGTGGTATGATGAAACAGCCTTCGGAGAATGCTTCCAATAACGATGGCCAGTCATTATTTGTCAAGGAAGATAATGACACGTCTTCAGGCGCTAGTCCGTTGCAAAGAATTCTAGAGTTTTGCAAGAAGCAATGTTATGGTAAGGACGCGAATTCATTCGCCGTCCCAATTCCATTGATTTCGCAGTCTCTGAATTTAGATGAAACTACTGTCAGAAATTGTTGCACGACTTTGACCGATCAAGGTTTCATCTATCCGACTTTTGATGACAACAACTTCTTTGCCTTATGA